A single genomic interval of Terriglobus albidus harbors:
- a CDS encoding DUF1152 domain-containing protein, translated as MDKLYLPTALEDSRRVLVAGAGGGFDVYVGLPIYERLKSMGKTVFLANLSFAQLRATTAVELHPALFEVNLNTKGEETYLPERSLARFLSQRFQEPLSVYAIDNVGAKPVRAAYAHLASMLDIDAVMLVDGGTDILLRGDEASLGTPAEDAVSLSGVHSLDIPTRILACLGFGIDTFHGVCHASWLENVAALTAVGAFLGAGALIAKMPEVQLYLDAVSHSELETPSRASIVNACIASAIEGQFGNFHRSRRTRSSELFISPLMTLLWTFDLETVAKRNLYLDTLRETETNREVLLAIEGFQATVRSRPPQRIPY; from the coding sequence ATGGACAAACTTTATTTACCGACCGCGTTGGAAGATAGTCGGCGGGTGCTCGTTGCGGGGGCGGGCGGTGGTTTCGATGTCTATGTAGGGTTGCCGATTTACGAGCGCCTTAAATCGATGGGAAAGACCGTGTTTCTGGCGAACCTGTCGTTTGCACAACTGAGGGCGACGACTGCGGTTGAACTTCATCCGGCTCTGTTTGAAGTGAACCTAAACACAAAGGGGGAAGAAACCTATCTTCCGGAGCGGAGCCTTGCCCGTTTCCTTTCGCAACGATTTCAGGAGCCTCTATCGGTTTATGCAATCGACAACGTAGGGGCGAAGCCCGTGCGAGCGGCATATGCCCATCTCGCCTCAATGCTTGATATCGATGCGGTGATGCTAGTGGATGGCGGCACTGACATTCTCCTTCGTGGCGATGAAGCGAGCCTGGGAACGCCGGCAGAGGACGCGGTCAGTCTCTCGGGTGTTCACTCTCTGGATATTCCAACACGCATCTTAGCCTGCCTGGGGTTTGGCATAGATACTTTCCACGGTGTATGTCACGCGAGTTGGTTGGAGAACGTTGCAGCACTCACGGCTGTGGGCGCTTTCCTCGGCGCTGGAGCATTGATTGCGAAGATGCCCGAAGTGCAACTCTACCTCGATGCAGTATCCCACTCCGAATTAGAGACTCCGAGCCGTGCCAGCATCGTAAACGCATGCATTGCCTCGGCAATCGAGGGGCAGTTTGGTAATTTTCATCGTTCACGCAGAACTCGATCAAGCGAGCTTTTCATCAGTCCACTCATGACTTTGCTTTGGACTTTTGACCTTGAAACGGTAGCGAAGCGGAATCTTTACCTCGACACACTCCGCGAAACCGAGACAAACCGCGAAGTTCTACTTGCTATCGAGGGATTCCAAGCCACTGTGCGCTCCAGACCTCCACAGCGGATCCCATATTAA
- a CDS encoding tyrosine-type recombinase/integrase → MQQGSVIQASRKNGPDVWLFRWSEKDLGGRRVYRKRVIGTISDYVDEEAVRQASIGILSEVNVRSSQERIGFITVDQLCEHFEQREIRSGLSLWSISTERTYRGYIRRWIRPRWGSLSLDEIKAVEVEAWLHRLNLARASRAKIRNVFSVLFTHACRYELFDSNPIRFVRQSAKRRRAPDVLTGAEIKALVEGLALRERTLVLLAASTGLRQGELFGLKWCDIDFEHNEINVIRSFVCGAEGRCKTESSQKPVPMHSQLVSLLMTWRGQCNFQSPTDWVFASRLHGGRKPYWGASILRHFIRPVAKAVGIDKRIGWHTFRHTYCTLLRSLGVEFKVMQELMRHSSLRSTLDVYTQAVGPAKRAAQAAVLSLLFPVAGTDLDSEIIGTA, encoded by the coding sequence ATGCAGCAGGGAAGTGTCATCCAGGCGAGCCGAAAGAATGGTCCGGACGTATGGTTGTTTCGTTGGTCCGAGAAGGATCTAGGCGGGCGGCGTGTGTATCGCAAGAGAGTTATAGGAACCATTTCGGACTACGTCGATGAAGAGGCTGTACGTCAGGCGTCAATCGGCATCCTGTCGGAAGTGAATGTCAGATCTAGTCAAGAACGGATCGGTTTTATAACAGTTGACCAACTTTGCGAGCACTTTGAGCAACGTGAAATTCGATCCGGCCTGAGCCTTTGGAGCATCTCGACTGAAAGAACCTATCGAGGCTACATTCGTCGGTGGATTCGACCGCGGTGGGGATCATTGTCCCTGGATGAGATCAAGGCTGTGGAAGTCGAAGCCTGGCTGCATCGCCTCAATCTTGCTCGTGCGTCCAGAGCCAAGATCCGAAATGTCTTCTCAGTTTTGTTTACACATGCCTGCCGATACGAACTGTTTGACAGCAATCCCATACGGTTCGTCCGTCAGAGTGCTAAACGCCGCCGAGCTCCAGACGTGTTGACAGGCGCGGAAATCAAGGCGCTCGTTGAGGGGCTGGCTCTACGCGAGCGAACTCTCGTCCTACTTGCGGCGTCGACCGGCCTACGGCAGGGCGAACTCTTCGGACTGAAATGGTGCGATATTGACTTCGAACACAACGAGATCAATGTAATCCGATCTTTCGTGTGCGGTGCCGAAGGCCGATGTAAAACCGAGTCCTCACAAAAGCCGGTTCCTATGCACTCCCAGCTTGTCTCGTTGCTAATGACGTGGCGGGGGCAGTGCAACTTCCAATCGCCCACTGACTGGGTATTCGCCAGTAGACTGCACGGCGGGCGAAAGCCTTATTGGGGAGCTTCAATCCTCCGCCATTTCATTCGTCCCGTCGCTAAAGCTGTGGGTATCGACAAACGGATCGGATGGCACACTTTCCGGCACACATACTGCACCCTTCTCAGGAGCCTGGGAGTTGAATTCAAGGTGATGCAGGAGCTGATGAGACATTCGTCTCTGCGTTCCACGCTCGACGTGTATACCCAAGCCGTAGGTCCGGCAAAGCGGGCTGCGCAAGCTGCCGTGCTTTCACTCTTATTCCCGGTGGCCGGGACAGATCTGGACTCAGAGATCATTGGAACGGCCTAG